The Methanothermobacter tenebrarum genome has a window encoding:
- a CDS encoding KH domain-containing protein, translating to MMGLPICDVCLKSGILCQGCEDKLKSGEVTELELEISKVLYKLAEGKLGFKRAIDMGDVVIIITDRDQVGKLIGKGGKIVRTISRAIGKRVRVVGEDSDLKSVAEDVLAPARISGINIVYGKDGKEKFKIRVIKEDARRIPASLDVLNKIIKRLTGEDTTIVVDEY from the coding sequence ATGATGGGATTACCGATATGTGATGTTTGTTTAAAGAGTGGAATTTTATGTCAAGGTTGTGAGGATAAACTTAAAAGTGGTGAGGTGACGGAATTAGAATTGGAAATTTCAAAAGTTCTCTACAAGTTAGCTGAGGGCAAGCTAGGGTTCAAGAGGGCGATAGATATGGGTGATGTTGTTATTATCATCACCGATAGGGATCAGGTGGGTAAACTTATAGGTAAAGGTGGTAAGATTGTGAGGACCATTTCAAGGGCTATAGGTAAACGTGTAAGAGTTGTTGGTGAGGATTCTGATCTTAAATCAGTTGCAGAGGATGTTCTTGCACCTGCTAGGATTTCTGGTATAAATATTGTTTATGGTAAGGATGGTAAAGAAAAGTTCAAGATAAGGGTTATCAAAGAGGATGCTAGAAGAATACCAGCCAGCCTTGATGTTCTTAATAAGATAATAAAGCGATTAACTGGTGAGGATACAACTATAGTAGTTGATGAGTATTAA
- a CDS encoding PsbP-related protein — translation MKKSLVILFIMAIVSVAGCTSQSNVENKIFKGDNITFEYPPDWVIANSQANDTIVAVADPKSVNPQTGYAQTVVVIQKRGLEGDFYQMYNENYATLFNNSSYQRISEGNITIGSLQALENTYIVTEGDVKKKQMAIWIQKGDEVYVILCSALASEFDKEKSNFDIILNSFKFIG, via the coding sequence ATGAAAAAGAGTCTAGTTATTCTATTTATCATGGCCATTGTAAGTGTTGCGGGTTGCACTTCCCAATCAAATGTAGAGAATAAAATATTCAAAGGGGATAATATAACATTTGAGTATCCCCCAGATTGGGTTATAGCAAATTCGCAGGCAAATGATACTATAGTGGCTGTAGCAGATCCTAAATCTGTAAATCCACAAACAGGTTATGCTCAGACCGTTGTGGTAATACAGAAGAGGGGATTAGAAGGTGACTTTTATCAAATGTATAATGAAAATTATGCAACCTTATTTAATAATTCAAGTTATCAGAGGATTTCTGAAGGTAACATAACAATAGGATCCCTTCAGGCGCTTGAAAACACTTACATTGTAACGGAAGGTGATGTGAAAAAGAAACAGATGGCAATATGGATACAAAAGGGGGATGAAGTGTATGTGATACTCTGCAGCGCCCTAGCCAGCGAATTCGACAAGGAAAAATCAAATTTTGATATTATACTCAACAGTTTCAAATTCATAGGATAA
- a CDS encoding helix-turn-helix transcriptional regulator, with the protein MALKNLILGYRKITGKSLDELAKELEVPKTVVEGLESGEIKHPTPTLLSKIKRLTRGLDEKELEAIGRGYRIKDFLGNYFKYFLRGLSKEKGIKTSEIKEMPPTELYKLIGKLDEDFIKITDKGRIASHS; encoded by the coding sequence ATGGCATTAAAAAACCTTATACTAGGTTATAGAAAAATCACGGGAAAAAGCCTTGATGAACTTGCAAAAGAACTAGAAGTACCTAAGACGGTTGTAGAGGGTCTTGAAAGTGGTGAAATCAAACACCCCACTCCTACACTGCTTTCAAAGATCAAAAGACTTACAAGGGGATTGGACGAAAAAGAACTTGAAGCCATTGGAAGAGGCTACAGGATAAAAGACTTCCTAGGCAATTATTTCAAATACTTCCTCAGGGGCTTATCCAAAGAAAAGGGAATAAAAACCTCTGAAATAAAAGAAATGCCACCAACAGAATTGTACAAATTAATAGGGAAACTAGACGAGGACTTCATCAAAATAACAGATAAAGGTAGAATAGCAAGCCATTCCTAG
- a CDS encoding CBS domain-containing protein, with amino-acid sequence MKIKYLMNQNVTCIDKDQNICDALRIMKKNNISRLVVINTNNEHIKEVVGIITEKDIAEKLGSSRYGNLAPSHFHVSTVMSSNLITADVNMDVSTAADIMLENHIGSLPVIEDDKLVGILTKTDILEICKGKPYEKPLVEDVMSSELITIEPTERMIHARRLMIDANIGRLPVMEDGELVGIITSKDIARSMIAFRKIVPDKYKSARIRNLLVEDLMTQNVKTVKTTDTISKTASKMIETGYGGFPVLDDNGTVVGIITKSDILDLIVEMEGG; translated from the coding sequence ATGAAAATAAAATATCTCATGAATCAGAACGTCACTTGTATTGATAAGGATCAAAACATTTGCGATGCTCTAAGGATAATGAAAAAGAATAATATTTCACGCCTCGTGGTCATAAACACCAACAATGAGCATATAAAAGAGGTTGTTGGGATAATAACTGAGAAGGATATAGCCGAAAAACTTGGATCTTCAAGATATGGGAACCTAGCCCCATCACATTTCCATGTATCAACTGTCATGAGCTCAAATCTCATAACAGCAGATGTTAACATGGACGTGAGCACAGCAGCTGATATAATGCTAGAAAATCATATAGGGAGCCTACCCGTCATAGAAGATGATAAATTAGTTGGCATACTCACCAAAACAGACATACTCGAAATATGCAAAGGCAAACCCTATGAAAAACCGCTAGTGGAAGATGTGATGAGTTCAGAGCTCATAACCATAGAACCAACAGAGAGGATGATACACGCCAGGAGATTAATGATAGACGCGAACATAGGAAGACTACCAGTCATGGAAGACGGAGAACTAGTAGGAATCATCACATCAAAGGATATAGCACGTTCAATGATAGCCTTTAGAAAAATAGTCCCTGACAAATACAAAAGTGCGAGGATAAGAAACCTACTCGTGGAGGATCTCATGACACAAAACGTTAAAACAGTGAAAACAACAGATACCATATCAAAAACAGCATCAAAGATGATAGAAACAGGATACGGAGGCTTCCCAGTATTAGATGATAATGGCACAGTAGTGGGCATAATAACCAAAAGCGACATATTAGATCTTATAGTTGAAATGGAGGGGGGTTAA
- a CDS encoding CBS domain-containing protein translates to MRKKDTINIVKSLDRGPVEFESRNFEHEGDVMSVAQKEVVSIPPTINIKEAAEIMVKNKFRRLPITDPGTGKLLGIITSMDILDFLGGGDKSKILEEKYDDNFLAAINEPVRKIMTRNVKYITLKDSITDAVEKMLKYNIGALPVVNHEKKLVGIVSERDFVFLMAGILNDEIVADHMTENLITTTPGTPIEGASKIMVRNKFRRLPIVGEERKTPHPEKEKLVGIVTSTDILEFLGSNKVFDTIKTNSAEEALNTPVSEIMEKKVVTINSTSTLGQLYEIMAKNGIGGVPVVDYDELLGIITESDLLKAIAR, encoded by the coding sequence ATGAGGAAAAAAGACACCATAAACATAGTAAAATCCTTGGACCGGGGTCCAGTGGAGTTTGAAAGCAGAAATTTTGAACATGAAGGCGATGTTATGAGCGTCGCCCAAAAAGAAGTGGTCTCAATACCACCCACTATAAATATTAAAGAGGCCGCTGAAATAATGGTTAAAAACAAGTTCAGAAGGCTTCCAATAACGGACCCGGGCACAGGGAAACTCTTGGGGATAATAACATCAATGGACATCCTAGACTTTTTAGGAGGAGGAGACAAATCCAAAATACTCGAAGAAAAATATGATGATAACTTTCTCGCAGCCATAAACGAACCCGTAAGGAAAATAATGACCCGTAACGTTAAATACATAACCCTAAAGGATTCAATAACAGACGCGGTTGAAAAGATGCTCAAATATAATATTGGAGCATTACCAGTTGTCAACCATGAAAAAAAACTAGTAGGGATAGTCTCAGAAAGAGACTTCGTATTTCTAATGGCAGGAATCCTAAATGATGAAATAGTAGCAGATCACATGACAGAAAATCTCATAACAACAACCCCAGGCACCCCAATAGAGGGAGCTTCCAAGATAATGGTAAGAAACAAATTCAGAAGATTACCAATAGTTGGAGAAGAAAGAAAAACACCCCACCCAGAAAAAGAAAAACTTGTAGGGATTGTAACATCCACCGACATACTAGAATTTTTAGGATCCAACAAAGTATTCGACACCATAAAAACAAATAGCGCAGAAGAAGCCCTTAACACCCCAGTAAGTGAAATAATGGAGAAAAAAGTAGTCACGATAAACTCAACAAGCACACTAGGACAATTATACGAGATAATGGCCAAAAACGGTATCGGGGGAGTGCCAGTAGTTGACTACGATGAACTTCTAGGTATAATAACCGAAAGCGACCTATTAAAGGCCATAGCCCGCTAA
- the coaBC gene encoding bifunctional phosphopantothenoylcysteine decarboxylase/phosphopantothenate--cysteine ligase CoaBC: MDIILCVTGSVAAIEAVKLARELRRHGATIKCFMSDGACNIIHPYAMEFATGNDVILELTGEIEHVKYADADLILVAPATANVISKFACKIADNPINALLIAAMGYGTPIVMVPSMNFSMYRAIKDNIEKLAREGVIFVPPKVEEGKAKFPHLDDIVLTVLRGTSFGTLKGKRVLVSAGGTYEAIDPVRGVCNLSSGKMGLELAKEAFIQGADVTLLGANLSLDVPSCIGMVNVVSAAEMFDKVQDLIGDFDVFISAAAVADFRPEYTRNKISSSREHTLKLEPNPKIIDTVKTLNPNVYLVGFKAEYNVSEDELIELAREQRERSGADLVVANDLAVESFGSDKIKPILVSDKVEKLPRMDKRELSKIIIQIVSQSL; encoded by the coding sequence ATGGATATTATATTATGTGTAACTGGTAGTGTCGCGGCTATAGAAGCTGTTAAACTTGCGCGAGAGCTTAGAAGGCACGGAGCGACTATAAAGTGTTTCATGAGTGATGGCGCTTGTAATATTATCCATCCCTATGCCATGGAATTTGCAACAGGAAATGATGTTATATTAGAGCTCACAGGCGAAATAGAACATGTTAAATATGCCGACGCCGATCTAATCCTTGTTGCCCCGGCCACGGCTAACGTTATAAGCAAGTTTGCATGTAAAATAGCTGATAATCCGATAAACGCGCTTTTAATCGCAGCCATGGGTTATGGAACCCCTATTGTAATGGTACCTTCGATGAACTTTTCAATGTATCGGGCGATAAAAGATAATATAGAAAAACTTGCCCGGGAGGGAGTGATCTTCGTACCCCCAAAGGTGGAGGAGGGGAAAGCTAAGTTCCCTCATCTTGATGATATAGTGCTTACGGTTTTAAGAGGAACATCTTTTGGCACTCTGAAGGGTAAGAGGGTTCTTGTAAGCGCTGGTGGAACCTATGAGGCTATAGATCCTGTGAGGGGTGTTTGTAATCTGAGTTCTGGTAAAATGGGTTTGGAATTAGCCAAGGAAGCTTTTATACAAGGGGCAGATGTCACACTCCTTGGGGCTAATTTATCCTTGGATGTGCCTTCATGTATAGGTATGGTTAATGTTGTATCAGCTGCTGAAATGTTTGATAAGGTTCAGGATTTAATTGGAGATTTTGATGTTTTTATTTCAGCTGCTGCTGTGGCAGATTTCAGACCAGAGTATACCAGAAATAAGATATCATCTTCTAGGGAGCATACTTTAAAATTGGAGCCTAATCCTAAGATAATTGATACTGTGAAGACTTTAAATCCTAATGTTTATCTCGTTGGTTTTAAGGCTGAATATAATGTTAGTGAGGATGAGCTTATAGAATTGGCTAGGGAACAGAGAGAAAGGTCAGGTGCAGATTTGGTTGTTGCTAATGATCTTGCAGTTGAAAGTTTCGGCTCAGATAAAATAAAACCAATATTAGTTTCTGATAAGGTTGAAAAACTTCCTCGTATGGATAAAAGGGAACTTTCAAAGATAATAATACAAATTGTATCCCAAAGTTTATAA
- a CDS encoding CBS domain-containing protein — MKDLMTPNPVTVPVDMTITRVRSILRDEDFRCVPVVNGEHLEGLITRGDVLHISSTKSNIEARGMMEKPDVILLPEMDVYKAADLLIRAKEIQAPVVESTDNMKLIGILSVYDILAGFIERRIPPKKEKVGEVLTEKVVVCDIKDPLSKVWNKMDESGYSGLPVMKEGKLIGIITRKDLIKYGHARIVKESGDVRAVPVEKIMQTPPIVATRDMPIDEAATIMVNRDVGRLPVVEDPIYVKSDPQRAKEGKLVGIVSREDILKAYIYS; from the coding sequence GTGAAAGATTTAATGACCCCCAATCCAGTGACTGTCCCAGTTGACATGACAATTACCCGTGTGAGATCCATACTCCGCGATGAGGATTTTAGATGCGTTCCTGTTGTAAACGGAGAACACCTTGAAGGATTAATCACAAGAGGTGATGTACTCCATATTTCATCCACAAAATCCAACATTGAAGCAAGGGGGATGATGGAGAAGCCAGATGTCATACTCCTCCCAGAAATGGATGTATACAAAGCTGCCGACCTCCTAATAAGGGCCAAGGAGATACAAGCCCCTGTAGTGGAATCCACTGATAATATGAAACTAATAGGGATATTAAGCGTCTATGATATATTGGCAGGTTTTATTGAAAGGAGGATCCCACCAAAAAAGGAAAAAGTGGGTGAAGTTTTAACAGAAAAGGTCGTAGTATGTGATATAAAGGACCCACTCTCCAAGGTTTGGAACAAGATGGATGAATCAGGCTATTCAGGATTACCTGTAATGAAAGAGGGTAAACTAATTGGCATAATAACGAGAAAAGATCTTATAAAATATGGTCATGCTCGTATAGTGAAAGAATCAGGGGACGTTAGAGCCGTGCCCGTGGAGAAGATAATGCAAACCCCACCCATAGTGGCTACAAGGGACATGCCCATTGATGAAGCGGCCACGATAATGGTAAATAGGGATGTGGGGAGACTCCCAGTAGTTGAAGACCCAATATATGTTAAAAGCGACCCTCAAAGGGCTAAAGAGGGAAAACTCGTCGGCATAGTTTCAAGAGAGGATATATTGAAGGCTTATATTTATTCTTAA
- a CDS encoding RNA ligase produces the protein MDWRRNNSLKNFFFTCEKCAFTGRLYVENFLEKKIAKALGISHERLERAIRRRGVKFYKSIRPVLLFKKDLMHIESGTVVYITDDKLEIIRGFPKIRRTLILSPTIEKHFKDKVAVEEKMNGYNVRIASVDSKIIALTRGGYLCPFTTRKVQEFMDLERFFKDNPNFVICGEMLGTANPYVSHYYPEIGKLGFRIFDVREKTTNRPLPIKEKRKLLKDYDLPMVRLLGTFPVEKAAEKIKKIVKRLGEEGREGVVIKDPQMELPPIKYTASQAHANEIKYAFNYPFDFGRAFFFSRVIREGFQAYEMKESEDELRERAHRLGEAIIYPMVKTIKEIAEGGVAHEDTTINVSSRKEAMEFIKHLHALGVSATILEYKDGKAVIRRFHQATTDRTKNFLEGGLY, from the coding sequence GTGGACTGGAGAAGGAACAACTCCCTCAAAAATTTCTTTTTCACTTGCGAAAAATGCGCTTTCACAGGGAGATTATACGTCGAAAACTTCCTAGAAAAGAAGATAGCAAAAGCCCTAGGAATAAGCCATGAAAGACTAGAAAGGGCCATTAGAAGACGTGGAGTTAAATTCTACAAGTCAATAAGACCGGTTCTACTATTCAAAAAGGATCTCATGCACATAGAATCTGGTACAGTAGTTTATATCACAGATGATAAACTAGAAATTATAAGGGGCTTCCCAAAAATTCGAAGAACCCTAATTTTATCCCCAACCATAGAAAAACACTTCAAGGACAAGGTAGCAGTCGAGGAAAAAATGAACGGCTACAATGTAAGAATAGCATCAGTCGACTCAAAGATAATAGCCCTTACAAGGGGTGGATACCTTTGTCCTTTCACAACACGCAAAGTCCAAGAATTCATGGACTTAGAGAGGTTTTTCAAGGACAACCCAAACTTTGTAATCTGCGGGGAAATGTTAGGCACGGCCAACCCATACGTTTCACACTATTATCCTGAGATAGGAAAACTAGGATTCAGAATATTCGATGTGAGAGAAAAAACCACGAATAGGCCATTACCTATTAAAGAGAAGAGAAAATTACTTAAAGATTATGATCTTCCAATGGTCCGTCTACTTGGAACTTTCCCAGTGGAGAAAGCCGCTGAAAAAATAAAAAAGATCGTGAAAAGATTGGGAGAAGAAGGGAGAGAAGGGGTTGTAATAAAGGATCCGCAGATGGAATTGCCACCCATAAAATATACAGCATCTCAAGCACACGCAAACGAAATAAAATACGCCTTCAATTATCCATTCGATTTTGGGAGAGCGTTCTTCTTCAGTAGAGTGATAAGAGAAGGATTTCAAGCATATGAGATGAAAGAATCCGAAGATGAACTGCGTGAAAGAGCCCACAGACTCGGTGAGGCCATAATCTACCCTATGGTAAAGACGATAAAAGAGATAGCTGAAGGTGGAGTAGCACACGAAGACACCACCATTAACGTGTCAAGTAGAAAAGAGGCCATGGAATTCATAAAACACTTGCACGCATTAGGCGTATCAGCAACCATTCTGGAATATAAAGATGGTAAAGCCGTTATAAGACGTTTCCACCAAGCAACTACTGATAGGACAAAAAATTTCCTAGAAGGTGGCCTATACTAG
- a CDS encoding CBS domain-containing protein, which produces MKVEDVMTTTVKVMPDTQQVSYARNLMLKHGISHIVVVDSERKPVGIVTEKDITRKLRVAGPTWRRRPIDKISIKRVMSKDLISVPATADIREAVDIMLRNNISSLPVVEDGKLVGIITKTDLLRVYNEKCKGRWKVSDLMTKNVITVTENHTIAHVTSLMEENRIGRIIVIKDGEPVGIITSENISFAQLEDPETGVPLEKIYFIGRASKKKKKVRLVSMLTAGDIMTEDLIKLEENADAAKAANIMLKEKISGIPIVDEKNQLKGIITKTDIIKGIQ; this is translated from the coding sequence ATGAAAGTCGAAGATGTGATGACCACAACAGTAAAGGTAATGCCAGACACTCAACAGGTTTCCTATGCCAGAAACCTAATGCTGAAACATGGAATAAGTCACATAGTCGTGGTAGACAGCGAAAGAAAACCAGTCGGGATAGTAACAGAAAAGGACATAACCCGCAAATTGAGAGTGGCCGGGCCAACATGGCGAAGAAGGCCGATAGATAAAATATCCATAAAGAGGGTGATGAGTAAAGACCTTATAAGTGTACCGGCCACTGCAGACATAAGAGAGGCTGTAGATATCATGCTGAGGAATAATATAAGCTCCCTACCTGTAGTGGAGGATGGGAAACTTGTCGGTATAATAACAAAAACAGACCTTCTCAGAGTTTATAATGAAAAATGTAAAGGCAGATGGAAAGTTTCTGATCTCATGACAAAGAATGTTATCACGGTCACAGAAAATCACACGATAGCCCATGTAACAAGCTTAATGGAAGAAAATAGGATAGGGAGGATTATTGTAATTAAAGACGGGGAACCAGTGGGTATCATAACATCAGAGAACATATCATTTGCCCAACTTGAAGATCCTGAGACTGGGGTGCCCCTTGAGAAGATCTATTTCATAGGGAGAGCCTCAAAAAAGAAAAAGAAGGTCAGATTAGTTTCCATGTTAACAGCTGGAGATATCATGACAGAGGATCTTATAAAATTAGAAGAGAATGCTGATGCTGCCAAAGCCGCTAACATAATGTTAAAGGAGAAAATTAGCGGAATACCCATAGTGGACGAAAAAAACCAACTTAAGGGTATAATAACAAAGACAGACATCATAAAGGGCATACAATAA
- a CDS encoding fibrillarin-like rRNA/tRNA 2'-O-methyltransferase, with translation MKKIKGIEGVYLHENFLLTINLTKRMQVYGEKLFKWGGREYRVWDPYRSKLAAAIVNGLKSLKIKKDSRILYLGASAGTTASHFSDMVPDGIIYCVEFSPRMMRELVKVCETRKNMIPLLKDATRPRDYLHLIEKVDFLYCDVAQPIQSQLFIENMKLFLKKEGQGLLMIKARSIDVTRKPSIIFKEEEERIKGSGFKVRERIRLEPYEKDHMALLVEFSD, from the coding sequence ATGAAGAAGATCAAAGGGATAGAAGGTGTATATCTCCATGAAAATTTTCTTTTAACAATTAACCTTACAAAGCGCATGCAAGTTTATGGTGAAAAATTATTCAAGTGGGGTGGACGAGAATATCGTGTATGGGATCCTTATAGGTCTAAGCTAGCGGCTGCCATAGTTAACGGTCTTAAAAGCCTCAAGATTAAGAAAGATTCTAGAATATTATACTTGGGGGCATCAGCGGGTACTACTGCTTCGCATTTCTCTGATATGGTCCCTGATGGTATCATATATTGTGTAGAATTTTCCCCAAGGATGATGAGGGAACTAGTAAAGGTGTGTGAAACCCGGAAAAATATGATACCATTGCTTAAGGATGCTACTCGTCCAAGGGATTACCTACATCTTATAGAAAAGGTGGATTTTCTCTATTGTGACGTGGCACAACCAATACAAAGTCAACTTTTCATAGAAAACATGAAATTATTCCTTAAGAAGGAGGGTCAGGGTTTGTTGATGATAAAAGCAAGAAGCATAGATGTTACAAGAAAACCTTCTATAATCTTTAAAGAGGAAGAAGAGAGGATAAAAGGTTCTGGTTTCAAGGTTAGAGAGAGGATTAGATTAGAACCTTATGAGAAGGATCATATGGCTTTACTTGTTGAATTTAGTGACTAG
- a CDS encoding cyclic nucleotide-binding/CBS domain-containing protein: MDVETKMTVHDAMTTNVVTVDPSISVAEAAYIMTKEKVGSLIVKSNAEPEGLITESDIIQKVVSKDLKASKVTIGEVMTKDLITIEPEKELNEAARLMARNNIRRLLVVKDGSLVGILTSTDVMAVSPELTEILVESARFEENTTTYTEEERPLPGICEICGTFAEYLEEYDGKYVCEECKEELEGE; the protein is encoded by the coding sequence ATGGATGTAGAAACAAAGATGACTGTCCATGATGCCATGACAACAAACGTGGTAACTGTAGATCCGAGTATCAGTGTCGCCGAGGCAGCATATATAATGACAAAGGAAAAGGTAGGGAGCCTAATCGTGAAGAGTAATGCAGAACCAGAAGGGTTAATAACAGAAAGCGACATAATCCAAAAGGTTGTCTCCAAGGATTTGAAGGCAAGCAAGGTTACCATAGGGGAAGTCATGACCAAAGACCTTATCACCATAGAACCTGAAAAAGAATTGAATGAAGCCGCCAGATTAATGGCCAGAAACAATATAAGAAGACTACTAGTCGTGAAGGACGGCTCATTAGTAGGCATATTAACATCCACAGATGTGATGGCAGTATCACCTGAACTCACCGAGATATTAGTTGAAAGCGCACGTTTTGAAGAGAATACAACAACATACACTGAAGAAGAAAGACCCCTACCAGGTATCTGTGAAATTTGCGGAACTTTCGCCGAATATTTAGAAGAATATGACGGTAAGTATGTATGTGAGGAGTGTAAAGAGGAATTAGAGGGTGAATAA
- the pheA gene encoding prephenate dehydratase produces the protein MLDVIAYLGPEGTFTEEAAHRLSKKLIPFDSIIDILDAVKNGKVDKGVVPIENSIEGPVGATLDLLAHEYDLCIEREIVLKVDHYLLANKGVRLEELTDVYSHPQSLAQCHKFIEKMGLRAHSTSSTAAAAKIIKGKSGACAIGTLRAARLYDLEIVAEAIQDYTPNMTRFIVIALHDHEFTGSDKTSILFTLAEDRPGGLYEILGLFAYANVNLTKIESRPSKMGLGRYIFFLDFEGHRKEKNISIILKEIKDRTPFMKILGSYPMDEWYKKR, from the coding sequence ATTTTGGATGTTATAGCATATCTTGGACCAGAAGGAACTTTTACAGAAGAAGCGGCCCATAGATTATCAAAGAAGTTAATACCATTCGATTCCATTATAGATATCTTAGATGCTGTGAAAAATGGGAAGGTCGATAAGGGTGTTGTACCTATCGAAAATTCGATTGAGGGTCCTGTAGGCGCCACATTAGATCTTCTGGCCCATGAGTACGACCTTTGCATAGAAAGGGAGATAGTATTAAAAGTTGATCATTATCTTCTCGCTAATAAAGGCGTCAGATTAGAGGAACTCACAGATGTTTATTCACATCCCCAATCACTCGCCCAATGCCACAAATTCATAGAGAAGATGGGTCTTAGGGCACATTCAACATCTAGTACTGCTGCTGCGGCGAAGATTATAAAAGGTAAAAGTGGAGCTTGCGCTATAGGCACCCTAAGAGCAGCCAGATTATATGACCTAGAGATTGTGGCTGAGGCTATTCAAGATTATACTCCCAATATGACACGATTCATCGTTATAGCCTTACACGACCATGAGTTCACAGGCTCTGATAAGACTTCAATATTATTCACACTTGCAGAGGATAGGCCAGGAGGCTTATATGAGATCTTAGGATTATTTGCATATGCAAATGTAAATTTGACCAAGATAGAATCTAGACCTTCAAAGATGGGTCTTGGAAGGTACATATTCTTCCTAGATTTTGAGGGACATAGAAAAGAAAAGAATATAAGTATAATATTAAAGGAGATTAAAGATAGGACACCATTCATGAAGATCCTAGGTTCATATCCAATGGATGAATGGTACAAGAAAAGATAG
- a CDS encoding NOP5/NOP56 family protein, whose translation MKCYLVPCVAGFIAFNENLDIVDYELFPRRSIISKLLEFEKGLTAEEEKIIKRLLKDYGKISIESVHRWKYGKFKGVILESPNIGGEYLRENLREILKEIGFIKDGEFQEIIYEIHMGMTIKRLEESFREQDKLIIQAVSTLDDLDESIGKFVERIREWYSIYFPELESVKDHEHYVKLITEHPRREDIIKLKKLPRESMGAELEEEDIEIIREFARAIRSLQLLRKSIEGYIESKMGYLAPNLRDVAGTTLGAKLIAHAGSMKKLALLPSSTIQVMGAEKALFRHLRRGSKPPKHGLIYQHPLVRGSNWRVRGKIARVLASKISLAVRKDVFTGEYDPNIKEDLYKRVSIIREKPKKKGKKRR comes from the coding sequence ATGAAGTGTTATCTCGTACCATGTGTTGCTGGTTTCATAGCATTTAATGAAAATTTGGATATTGTAGATTATGAACTTTTCCCCAGAAGATCTATAATTTCAAAATTGCTAGAATTCGAAAAAGGATTAACCGCTGAAGAGGAGAAGATCATAAAAAGACTCCTTAAAGATTATGGGAAGATCTCCATAGAATCAGTGCATAGATGGAAGTATGGGAAATTTAAAGGAGTTATTTTAGAGTCTCCGAACATTGGGGGTGAATATCTCCGAGAAAATTTGAGGGAAATCCTTAAGGAGATTGGATTCATCAAGGATGGTGAATTCCAGGAGATCATATATGAGATACACATGGGAATGACCATAAAAAGATTGGAAGAATCATTCAGAGAACAGGATAAATTGATTATACAAGCTGTGAGTACATTAGATGATCTTGATGAAAGCATAGGCAAGTTTGTTGAAAGGATAAGGGAATGGTACTCTATATATTTCCCAGAATTGGAGTCTGTAAAAGATCATGAACATTATGTTAAACTCATAACAGAACATCCAAGAAGAGAGGATATAATAAAATTGAAAAAATTGCCAAGAGAGAGTATGGGGGCGGAACTCGAAGAAGAGGACATAGAGATTATAAGAGAATTTGCAAGGGCCATCAGATCATTACAGTTGCTGAGAAAATCCATAGAAGGGTATATAGAATCAAAAATGGGGTATTTAGCCCCTAATTTGCGGGATGTTGCCGGAACGACACTGGGGGCGAAATTAATAGCACATGCAGGAAGTATGAAAAAATTAGCACTTTTACCTTCTTCAACCATCCAAGTGATGGGAGCTGAAAAAGCCCTATTCAGACACCTTAGAAGGGGCTCTAAACCCCCAAAACATGGGCTAATATATCAACACCCCCTTGTTAGAGGATCAAATTGGCGAGTTCGTGGCAAAATCGCGCGTGTACTAGCCTCAAAGATCTCCCTTGCAGTAAGGAAGGATGTATTCACGGGAGAATATGATCCTAATATAAAGGAAGATTTATATAAACGTGTAAGTATCATAAGAGAAAAGCCAAAGAAAAAGGGAAAAAAGAGAAGATAA